In Nostoc edaphicum CCNP1411, the sequence CTACAATATCCAAATAAAAGTTGCCTTTTACTGCCCGAAATAACTCAAATTTAGAGTCAGGGGCACCAAAAAATGGTCTGAGAAACCATCCTAGCTGCATACCAACAAAGGCATAAAGCAATAACCAGGATCTTAAAATAGTAGTGCGGGTTTTTTTGCCAACTTCATCTTGTTGAGAAAGTAATTGCATTCCTTCATAAAGGAATTTAACGCCAAAGATGCCTGTAATGCCAAAAATTAACACATTCAATAGTTTAAAAAATTGATAAGAATCGGGTGTAGTAATCAGAAAAAATAGCGTAACTGGTGCCAAGCTGAATAAAAGCACGCTAATCACTGACACAGAGGTGAGCAACACAACAAAATGCTGTTGAATACTACTCCGGGAACCAAACAAAACATTAAAAAAGAACAAAGTCGGGAAACAAATAATCAGTGTTAATAAATAAAATGCTGGCAGCTTAATAGCACCAGATAATGCCTGTCCCCAACTGTTAGATGCACCGATAATTGCACCATAGATTGCAAAGAAAATGGAACTGGTTACAAATAAAGAACTGATTTTATTTTGTAATCTTATCCCCAGACGAATTTCTTCTAAGAAAGACTGGCGATCGCGCAATAAACTAATCAGTACACCAAATTGTTGAATCCCGCGATTTTTCTTGTCCAACATAATTTTATATTTTTATATTTTGTGGAATTACTAATGACTAATTAACGGATTCCCAAAAGATAGCTAATAGCTTGAATCACACTCAGATAAAAATTACCTTCTCTTTCGCGGAATAGTTGAAAGACAGAATCAGGTGTGCCAAAAAACGGTCTGAGAGTCCATCCTAACTGACTGCCTACAAAAGCGTAAAGAAATAACCAAAATTTTACAATTTTCCGGCGTGTCTTTGTACCTTCATCATCTTGTTCTAAAACTATATTTGTAGCCTGATATAAAGACGAAATTCCAACAAATCCAGTTAATGCAAAGATAAATACATTTAACAGAATTAAAAATTGGTAATTATTGGTGGTAATTAAGAAAAACAGAGTGATTGGTGCAAAGCTAAATAAAAGTACGCTCGTAATTGAAACAGCAGTCAATACTAATGCTAAATGCTGTGCAAAAGTCCGCTTTGAGCCAAAAATAATATTAGCAAAAAACAACGTCGGGATACAAATTAGGAGTGTAATTAAATAAAGGGCTGGGAGTTTAATGGCAGAAGACAAAGCTTGCATCCAGCTATGGTATGCACCAATGATTCCGCCATAAGCAGCGAGAAATAAGGAACTGCAAACCAGCAGCGAAATGATTTTATTTGGTAATCTCGTACCTTGGCGAATTTCCTCTAGAAATCCTTGGCGATCGCGCAGGAATCCAATCAGCACTGCAAAGTATTTAATTCCTGATGATTTCCGTTCCATCATGTTATCCTCACACCGATATTATTCTAAGTTTCATCTGAGTAATCACCGCCAGAACCATACTTCCAGGCATCAATCAAACGATGCCAATAATATTGTTGTTCTTTTGGTTGATTCTTAATCCATGTTTCTAGCATTGGACTTAGCGAAAGCAAGGCAGTGTATACACCTAAATTACTGTAATGTAACATCCAATCTAGCAAACTTGCCAAACCTACTTGCGGAATTATCTTGGCAACTATTACAGGATGATATAAACCAGTTTTTAACAGTGTTTGGGTTAGTGCCGAAAACTGCACTATATCCTGTAAAAATGGTTTTAGCACTGGTGTACCTAACTGTTGCATTTCCTGAAATACTGCCGAGAGTAATTGGTTAATTTGATCTGGGGCAATTTTTTGATTTACACCCACACTCATCGCCCTTTGAAACAACCAGGTAACAGTCAAACTCGGCTGATAGGGTTGCAGCAGTGCTAAGGCTTTTGCAGATAATTGTTCTGTTTCCAGCGCTTCGGAAATGCCATAAGTTAAACGCTTCAGATGACGCACCATTGCCCCAAAACCACCAAAACTCAAGGGCGATTGACTACCACTGCTATCTCCGGCTGGAAGAATGCGATTCCAAGGAGTTTTTAGCGGACTTTGGCGATAGGTGGGAAAGAAACCAAATAGTGCTCGTTGAAATTTCAGTTTGCTCAACTCCACTCCCTGATATTCTGGTAAGAGACGCAGATATTCTTCAAATAGAGCTTCTAAACTCAAACGTTGGGGTTCTGCATCCATGTAGGTAAACAAGTAAGTGGTTCTGCCATCCCTAGCTGGAAAAGCTTCCCAGAAGTACTGACATTGATTCTGCAAGGATGTAAATGATAACAACAAGTCGCCTGAGTGATTTTCCGGAAAACCTTGGGCGCAACTTCCCACAACCAAGCACAGCGCATCTGGTTTTTTGCCTTGGCGTGCTTGTTGCGTGATGGGTGAAAAATGTCCCATCGCGTCGATTAATAACCGAGTTTTGAATTGGTTATTTACCATCACCCCATCGGGATGAACCACTGCTTCGCTAAAGGGTGTATTTTCTAACAACTTTCCCCCGGCGGCGAGAAATCTAGTTTTCAAGGTAGCGAGTAGATAAACTGGATCTACACCGATATTCAAAACATCCTCTACCCAAACTTCTGTACCGCCAGCAAAACTAACTCGCGCTGGGTTATATTGAGTGGCGATCGCACTCTCTAATTCTTCCTCAGTCAGCAAGTTTAATTCCACAAATACATCTAGTTCTTTGCGAGAGATATTCCACTCTTGTTCCCTCCCCCGCAAAATACCGCGTTCCAGCAACGCTACCCGCAGTCCCTTCACCGCCAAGGCGCAACCAATTAAAATCCCTAAAGTGCCACCGCAGATAAGCACATCGAAGTCTACAGCGCCTAAAGGCTGTTGATTTTCTTTAACTAACGTTGGTACTGGTGCGGTGTTTTCGCGCAGAGATGTGAGGGTGCGATCGCTTTGGCGCAATCCTCCTAAAACATCGCCGGGTAATTGGGAAAGAATTTCTTCTGTTAAAGACATTTTGGAAAAACTAAACTCTACATTCCAAAACTACCTGAGAATGAAGAAAGTAGATGCGATCGTGGCCAGGTAAATCGCAATTGGAACAGGACTTACGCAAGAGAGATCCCCCCTAACCCCCCTTTTTAAGGCTACGGTGTACACACAAGTCGAATTACCCCCCTTAGTCCCCCCTTGCAAAGGGGGGAAACCGGAAAATCTTGTTCCCTCCCCTTTGCAAGGGGAGGGCTAGGGTGGGGTAAAACCTTGGGTTTTTCAGCTATTTCAGACTTGTGTGTACACCGTAGCCTTAAAAAGGGGGGAACCGAAATCAAAGTCCCCCTTTTTAAGGGGGATTTAGGGGGATCTAAAACGTTTTGCTACCGACCAAATAACTTTTAAAACATCCTTTTAAGGATTTTTTTATTTAAAAGACCTCACGTTAAATTATCCCAAACCGAATAGTTTTGCGATCGCAGGCAATAATTTATTACCCGCTTCTACCAGAGAAGCAACAGCAGGTAAGCCTGTAAATATCCCTTTCAACATGGTGATGGCTGTTTTTGCCGTCTTTTGCTTAGTGGATTCTTGAGGAGTTTTACCCGCTTCTGCCAAAGTGTTCACCTGTTCTAGCGCTTCGGTTTTGTCTTCTTCTGACAAATATGTGGATTGGACGATCGCATCTTGCAACTGCGACAATAATTCTTTGATTCCTGGTTTCTCGGCATCGGTTGCATCAGGTAACTGATTGAGGGCAATACTCACGTTACCGCTAATGGTTCCTAGATTAGCAATAGAACTATTGCCAGCGATACCGCTAACATTACTGCTGCCTTCAATATTGATGCCACTGATATCAGACATATTTGTATCTCCTTGTGTATAAAATTTCGGCTGCTTGAGAGCAGTATCTACCATATTTTCTAAACTAATAATGCGCTGATCTTTTTCTACCAGCAATAATTGCTGACTCTGCGATAAAGCTTTGAGTTGATTATAGTCATCAAAATATTCTGCACTCAGTTGAGATTTATCGCTACCTGCGGCGGTTTTGGCTCTGAGCAAGATTTTATCATCGCCGCGTTTCTCCATTGCCACGATTTCTAACTCGGCTTCGGGATGATTTTCGGCAAGGTTTTTGAAGGCTATGGCAACAGCACGGGGGTCAACGCCTTGATTATGATAAAGGTCGAGGGTGTCAAAAATTGGCTTGATAAAGTCGGCAAAATCCCCGTCTGCAAATATCTCTTGTTTATTATCAGGTTTGCGGAGAGGATCGGGGTCTTCTTTGGTGGGTAAGCGCATAAAGACATATTCACACCTCACCCCATGCAATTTAGTTGTATTTGTAATGCCCCAATCTTCGATGTACGCGCCGGTGAGGGTTGCACCTGTTAAATCTGTGCCGTCTAGTTGCGTTTGCTTGAGCTTTGCTCTTGACAAATCGGCATCTTGCAAGTTTGCTTCACTGAGATCAGCGCCTATAAAGCTGGCATCTGCTAGGTTAGCTTTTTGTAAGTTGATACCCCGCAGGTCTTCACGGTCAAAGTTTTTGTCTTGTCCCTGTCCTGTAACTAGCAGTTGACGTACTTGTGAGTTTTGCAGATAAGTTGAGCCAGAACGAACACGGTCAAGCATTTTGGCTTGATACCAACGGCTACAGATAAGAATAGTTTTTCGGAAATCTGTACTTTTGAGCGTAGCTTGGGTGAAATCAGCATTGGTTAAATTAGCGCCACGAAAACTTGTACCTCCTGTTGCAGCAAAGGCGATCGCAATATTGCGAATTAAGGAGTGTTTTTGATCTCCTTTCATAGCTCGCCAGCTGATGTAGATACTAAATAACGTTCCGGCTCCGGCTCCGGCTCCGGCTCCGGCAAAGGCTCCGGCTCCGGCGACGGTGAAGGCTCCGGCTACGGCAAAGGCTCCAGCGACGGCGAAGGCGACGGTGAAGGCTCCGGCTACGGCAAAGGCTCCAGCGACGGCGAAGGCGAAGGCGAAAGCGACGGCTCCGGCGAAGGCTCCGGCTCCGGCGAAGGCTCCGACTAAGGCGAAGGCAAAGGCGACGGCGAAGGCGACGGCGAAGGCGAAGGCAAAGGCGACGGCGAAGGCGACGGCTCCGGCTCCTAAACCAGCTATTATTCCTTGGCGAATTGTGATGAAGAAAAAGGCAATCAATGTGATTAGAGCAACCCAGCCCCCAATGGAGTCGTCACTGGATGAGCTAAATATCAGCGACACCAAGTAACCATTGATAGCCCAGAGAAATCCTGACAGTCCCGACAATAAGAATGAGATAATAACTAAACCAATTGCCGAACGTCGTTGCAGTCCAGCTTTGGCATGGCTGAAGTTTGCCCCTGTCAGGTTGGCGTTGGTGAAGTTTGCACCTCGGATGTCGGCATAGCTAAAGTTTGCACCCACAAAGTCTTTTCTACCTTTGAAGTTGCGTCCTCGAAGATTTTGACCGGAGAAGTCTAAAGCCATGTTCCACTTTACGGAGGTGAGCAAATTTTACTACACGCTCACCCCTGTAAATTCATGAATGGTTAGATATATTTG encodes:
- a CDS encoding actin-binding WH2 domain-containing protein; the protein is MLDKKNRGIQQFGVLISLLRDRQSFLEEIRLGIRLQNKISSLFVTSSIFFAIYGAIIGASNSWGQALSGAIKLPAFYLLTLIICFPTLFFFNVLFGSRSSIQQHFVVLLTSVSVISVLLFSLAPVTLFFLITTPDSYQFFKLLNVLIFGITGIFGVKFLYEGMQLLSQQDEVGKKTRTTILRSWLLLYAFVGMQLGWFLRPFFGAPDSKFELFRAVKGNFYLDIVAAISEILGLR
- a CDS encoding actin-binding WH2 domain-containing protein; this encodes MMERKSSGIKYFAVLIGFLRDRQGFLEEIRQGTRLPNKIISLLVCSSLFLAAYGGIIGAYHSWMQALSSAIKLPALYLITLLICIPTLFFANIIFGSKRTFAQHLALVLTAVSITSVLLFSFAPITLFFLITTNNYQFLILLNVFIFALTGFVGISSLYQATNIVLEQDDEGTKTRRKIVKFWLFLYAFVGSQLGWTLRPFFGTPDSVFQLFREREGNFYLSVIQAISYLLGIR
- a CDS encoding FAD-binding oxidoreductase; translation: MSLTEEILSQLPGDVLGGLRQSDRTLTSLRENTAPVPTLVKENQQPLGAVDFDVLICGGTLGILIGCALAVKGLRVALLERGILRGREQEWNISRKELDVFVELNLLTEEELESAIATQYNPARVSFAGGTEVWVEDVLNIGVDPVYLLATLKTRFLAAGGKLLENTPFSEAVVHPDGVMVNNQFKTRLLIDAMGHFSPITQQARQGKKPDALCLVVGSCAQGFPENHSGDLLLSFTSLQNQCQYFWEAFPARDGRTTYLFTYMDAEPQRLSLEALFEEYLRLLPEYQGVELSKLKFQRALFGFFPTYRQSPLKTPWNRILPAGDSSGSQSPLSFGGFGAMVRHLKRLTYGISEALETEQLSAKALALLQPYQPSLTVTWLFQRAMSVGVNQKIAPDQINQLLSAVFQEMQQLGTPVLKPFLQDIVQFSALTQTLLKTGLYHPVIVAKIIPQVGLASLLDWMLHYSNLGVYTALLSLSPMLETWIKNQPKEQQYYWHRLIDAWKYGSGGDYSDET
- a CDS encoding pentapeptide repeat-containing protein; amino-acid sequence: MALDFSGQNLRGRNFKGRKDFVGANFSYADIRGANFTNANLTGANFSHAKAGLQRRSAIGLVIISFLLSGLSGFLWAINGYLVSLIFSSSSDDSIGGWVALITLIAFFFITIRQGIIAGLGAGAVAFAVAFAFAFAVAFAVAFAFALVGAFAGAGAFAGAVAFAFAFAVAGAFAVAGAFTVAFAVAGAFAVAGAFTVAGAGAFAGAGAGAGAGTLFSIYISWRAMKGDQKHSLIRNIAIAFAATGGTSFRGANLTNADFTQATLKSTDFRKTILICSRWYQAKMLDRVRSGSTYLQNSQVRQLLVTGQGQDKNFDREDLRGINLQKANLADASFIGADLSEANLQDADLSRAKLKQTQLDGTDLTGATLTGAYIEDWGITNTTKLHGVRCEYVFMRLPTKEDPDPLRKPDNKQEIFADGDFADFIKPIFDTLDLYHNQGVDPRAVAIAFKNLAENHPEAELEIVAMEKRGDDKILLRAKTAAGSDKSQLSAEYFDDYNQLKALSQSQQLLLVEKDQRIISLENMVDTALKQPKFYTQGDTNMSDISGINIEGSSNVSGIAGNSSIANLGTISGNVSIALNQLPDATDAEKPGIKELLSQLQDAIVQSTYLSEEDKTEALEQVNTLAEAGKTPQESTKQKTAKTAITMLKGIFTGLPAVASLVEAGNKLLPAIAKLFGLG